A window of Eubacteriaceae bacterium ES3 contains these coding sequences:
- a CDS encoding trimethylamine methyltransferase family protein produces the protein MIEGIKSYYEENKARYTTITESECETIISATLDVMERTAQIIGDPETLEILKQAGCPVDGKKVTIPRELVKKAIETAPSSFTFYNRNGEPALEVGGNNSYYGLGPTNPYFCDFETQERRTSVSDDTKNCMIVADYLSNIDFVMSLSGSNDGPANNAEVLEMKMMLENTTKPIVGWGNSPEGIEEIVEMCGAVAGSVEAYKEKPFVAIYVGDPVTPLQHPKDSLEKLLYCCKNNIPAIYLSDSQLGTLSPVTLAGSVVLGLAEILTGLVISQLVNEGCVYVGGVINLSVDMKPVNVCYGSPEFCLGNGACYDVLHYLNLPIWGTANITDSKFVDEQAAIEGSMTSLTSCLNGANLIHDAGFIEGAMSAALEQIVMSNEIISYARRVRAGMEINEETLALDLIDQVGAGGTYITELHTLKHFKEVWESTLFDHAIFDPEVKFTKMSERIKVRVSEILESHQPEKLAPETINKLDDIYKESLARMKRQKKN, from the coding sequence TTGATTGAAGGCATAAAATCATACTATGAAGAAAATAAAGCCCGTTATACAACTATTACAGAAAGTGAATGTGAAACGATTATTTCAGCAACACTTGATGTGATGGAAAGAACAGCACAGATTATTGGAGATCCAGAAACATTGGAGATTCTAAAACAAGCTGGATGTCCGGTTGACGGGAAAAAAGTAACAATTCCTAGAGAATTGGTTAAAAAAGCTATTGAAACGGCACCAAGTTCCTTTACTTTTTATAATCGTAATGGAGAACCAGCTTTAGAAGTTGGCGGAAATAACAGTTATTATGGTCTTGGACCAACTAATCCATATTTTTGTGATTTCGAAACCCAGGAAAGACGAACATCTGTTTCTGACGATACAAAGAATTGCATGATCGTTGCAGATTATCTTTCAAACATTGACTTTGTCATGTCGCTTTCAGGTTCGAATGATGGACCAGCTAATAATGCTGAAGTCCTGGAAATGAAAATGATGCTTGAAAATACCACAAAACCAATTGTTGGCTGGGGAAATTCACCTGAAGGTATTGAAGAAATAGTTGAAATGTGCGGTGCTGTTGCCGGTAGTGTTGAAGCATATAAGGAAAAACCTTTTGTGGCTATTTACGTTGGTGATCCAGTTACACCGTTGCAGCACCCCAAAGATTCACTGGAAAAACTTTTATATTGTTGCAAAAATAATATTCCGGCAATCTATTTATCAGATTCGCAACTGGGAACATTATCACCTGTAACCCTGGCTGGTTCTGTTGTACTTGGATTGGCAGAAATTTTAACTGGACTGGTTATTAGTCAGTTGGTTAATGAAGGTTGCGTTTATGTAGGTGGTGTTATCAACTTGAGTGTTGATATGAAACCAGTTAATGTCTGCTATGGTAGTCCGGAATTTTGTTTAGGTAATGGCGCTTGCTATGATGTGTTGCACTATTTGAATTTACCAATTTGGGGAACTGCTAACATTACAGATTCAAAATTTGTGGATGAACAAGCAGCCATTGAAGGTTCTATGACAAGTCTTACATCCTGTTTAAATGGAGCAAACCTGATTCATGATGCTGGTTTTATAGAAGGTGCTATGTCAGCTGCTCTGGAACAGATTGTTATGAGCAATGAAATTATCTCTTATGCTCGAAGAGTACGAGCTGGAATGGAAATTAATGAGGAAACACTTGCCCTGGATCTGATTGACCAGGTTGGTGCTGGTGGGACTTATATAACTGAATTGCATACTTTAAAACATTTTAAAGAAGTATGGGAATCAACATTGTTTGATCATGCCATTTTTGATCCGGAAGTTAAATTCACAAAAATGTCTGAACGTATTAAAGTCAGAGTTTCAGAAATACTGGAATCGCATCAACCGGAAAAACTGGCGCCAGAAACAATTAATAAATTAGATGACATTTATAAAGAATCACTAGCTAGAATGAAGAGACAGAAAAAAAATTAG
- a CDS encoding trimethylamine methyltransferase family protein gives MIKKHTTERFMGAKGINFLTRDEMEKIHSLTLELLQDVGVEVQHKGAIEKLKEAGCIVKKKRVSMPPSVVEWAINQAPSRILLYDRNGDFAMDVSGKNSYYGVGSACPNIVDSFTGEVRLTNEEDNKNCVKVADALPYIDYMMSMCQVYGHPKTSFEHEYAAMIRYSSKPQVVITADLESTQNVVEMASVVRGSKEELIKKPMFILYCEPTSPMVCTKDSVEKVMYMAENNLPVLYAPIPMNGATGPITPAGALIQANAECLAGLVIAQVTRPGAPFLYGAIITNMDMKSLQPTYASPDTMMESLAMSEMGCDFYRLPTWGTAGCTSSKLADEQAVLEGTQYITMAGMSGANVIHDVGYTAFGLAYSLDLAVMMNDSIGRVRRLFDGINLTKEYLCMDDMKEVGPKGHYLGQLSTRKFNSEMWESPIEDRNEYDRWHDLGSKTMGQRANEMVRDIIENGELNTLPKELDDQIVAILDAADNKEKELGLV, from the coding sequence ATGATAAAAAAACATACGACCGAGAGATTTATGGGAGCCAAAGGTATTAACTTTTTGACTCGCGATGAAATGGAAAAAATTCATAGCTTAACTTTGGAATTACTTCAGGATGTAGGTGTGGAAGTTCAGCATAAAGGTGCTATAGAAAAATTAAAAGAAGCTGGATGTATTGTTAAGAAAAAACGCGTTTCTATGCCGCCTTCAGTCGTAGAATGGGCGATTAATCAGGCTCCTTCACGAATTCTCTTATATGATCGAAATGGAGATTTCGCGATGGACGTCAGTGGAAAAAATTCTTATTACGGCGTTGGTTCAGCTTGTCCCAATATTGTAGACAGTTTTACTGGGGAAGTTCGATTAACGAATGAAGAAGATAACAAAAATTGTGTAAAAGTTGCAGATGCGCTTCCTTATATTGATTACATGATGTCAATGTGCCAGGTGTATGGACATCCTAAAACTTCTTTCGAACATGAATATGCTGCAATGATCCGTTACAGTTCAAAACCTCAGGTCGTTATTACTGCTGATCTTGAGTCTACACAGAACGTAGTGGAAATGGCGTCAGTTGTCAGAGGCTCTAAAGAAGAACTGATTAAAAAACCGATGTTTATACTTTACTGTGAACCAACTTCTCCAATGGTTTGTACTAAAGATTCGGTTGAAAAGGTAATGTATATGGCAGAAAATAATCTTCCTGTTTTATATGCACCTATTCCAATGAATGGAGCAACAGGACCAATCACTCCAGCGGGCGCTTTAATCCAGGCCAATGCAGAATGTTTAGCTGGACTAGTTATCGCACAGGTAACAAGACCAGGTGCACCTTTCTTATATGGGGCAATTATCACCAATATGGATATGAAAAGTTTACAGCCAACCTATGCATCACCAGACACAATGATGGAATCACTGGCTATGTCAGAAATGGGTTGTGATTTCTACAGACTTCCAACTTGGGGAACCGCTGGTTGTACCAGTTCTAAACTGGCTGATGAACAGGCTGTACTTGAAGGAACTCAGTACATCACTATGGCAGGGATGTCAGGTGCTAATGTTATTCACGATGTTGGATATACTGCCTTTGGATTGGCATATTCTTTAGACTTAGCAGTTATGATGAATGATTCTATCGGTCGCGTTAGACGTTTATTTGACGGAATTAATTTAACTAAAGAATATCTTTGCATGGATGATATGAAAGAAGTAGGTCCAAAAGGACACTATTTAGGACAACTTTCGACTCGAAAATTCAATTCTGAAATGTGGGAATCACCAATCGAAGATCGAAATGAATATGATAGATGGCATGATCTGGGATCAAAAACCATGGGACAGCGTGCCAATGAAATGGTTAGAGATATCATCGAAAATGGCGAGCTGAATACACTGCCTAAAGAACTTGATGATCAGATTGTTGCGATCTTAGATGCTGCTGATAATAAAGAAAAAGAGTTAGGCTTAGTCTAG
- a CDS encoding corrinoid protein produces MSKIKELAVIVEEGRIDDVLAAVDAAVEEGNAPMDILNAGLIDPINALGEKFRLGEVYVPELLIASKAMKMGVEKIKPLLASGDVKVLGKAIFCTVEGDMHDIGKNLVVLLLESAGFEVIDLGMDIEPDEIVEAVQENDDVTIVGMSAMLTTTMYAMQETIEALEEAGLRDRVKVLIGGAPVNQIFADQIGADGYTTNAPSAVEMCKKLVVA; encoded by the coding sequence ATGTCAAAAATCAAAGAATTAGCAGTTATTGTAGAAGAAGGAAGAATTGATGATGTGCTGGCAGCAGTAGATGCAGCAGTTGAAGAAGGCAACGCACCAATGGATATCTTAAATGCTGGATTGATTGATCCTATCAATGCATTGGGTGAAAAATTCAGACTGGGTGAGGTATATGTTCCAGAACTGTTAATTGCCTCAAAAGCAATGAAAATGGGTGTTGAGAAAATCAAACCACTATTGGCATCGGGCGATGTTAAAGTATTAGGAAAAGCAATCTTTTGTACAGTTGAAGGAGATATGCACGATATTGGAAAGAACCTTGTTGTATTGCTTTTAGAAAGTGCTGGATTCGAAGTAATTGATTTAGGCATGGATATTGAACCTGACGAAATAGTAGAAGCAGTTCAGGAAAATGACGATGTAACAATCGTAGGAATGTCAGCAATGCTTACAACAACAATGTATGCAATGCAGGAAACAATTGAAGCTTTAGAAGAAGCTGGTCTTCGAGATCGTGTTAAAGTATTAATCGGTGGTGCTCCAGTTAATCAGATCTTCGCAGATCAGATTGGTGCTGACGGTTATACTACAAATGCACCATCTGCAGTTGAAATGTGTAAAAAACTTGTTGTTGCATAG
- a CDS encoding IS256 family transposase — translation MAQLNITLDTELLHGLFTKDSRDEAFSKLLETILNQVLVAQSAEQLGAERYERCEDRTAYRNGFRDRELTTRIGGITLRIPRHRNGEFSTTMFQRYQRSEQALMLAMIEMVINGVSTRKIENITEELCGQSFSKSTVSKLCENLDPVVNGFRNRTLEKHYPFIIVDALYLKVREDSRVRSKGLLVATAVNENGNREVIGFQLNDTETESSWGDFFQNLKERGLTAVDLIVSDNHKGLVNAIKKHFQGSTWQRCQTHFSRNVLDKTPKNQQSELKSYLKRIYNAVNIEDARNLLKDTLRHFESKAPKAIEILEEGFDDVMAVMSLPEKYRKRLRTTNSIERLNEEIRRRDRVIRIYPNEKSVIRLLGALLMEQDEKWSSGRKYLDMQDYYEFLKEQTAAVSSAA, via the coding sequence ATGGCTCAATTAAATATTACACTGGACACAGAACTTTTGCACGGACTTTTTACAAAAGATTCCCGGGATGAGGCTTTTTCAAAGCTTCTGGAAACAATTCTTAACCAGGTGCTTGTAGCGCAATCGGCTGAGCAACTTGGTGCTGAACGCTATGAGCGATGCGAGGATCGGACAGCTTACCGTAACGGTTTTAGGGATCGTGAATTAACAACGCGAATCGGTGGTATCACCCTGCGGATCCCTCGTCATCGTAACGGCGAATTCAGCACGACGATGTTTCAGCGCTACCAGCGGAGCGAGCAGGCTCTGATGCTGGCAATGATCGAAATGGTCATTAATGGGGTTTCAACCCGCAAAATCGAAAACATTACAGAAGAACTTTGTGGCCAGAGCTTTTCAAAATCAACAGTTTCAAAGCTGTGTGAAAATCTGGATCCGGTAGTAAACGGTTTTCGTAACCGAACGCTTGAAAAGCATTATCCATTTATAATTGTGGATGCTTTATATCTCAAAGTTCGCGAAGACAGCAGAGTCCGGTCAAAAGGTCTATTGGTAGCAACCGCAGTCAACGAAAATGGCAATCGTGAAGTAATTGGTTTTCAGCTGAATGATACCGAAACAGAATCAAGCTGGGGAGATTTTTTTCAAAATCTCAAAGAGCGTGGTCTGACAGCCGTTGATCTGATAGTATCCGATAATCACAAAGGACTTGTAAATGCGATTAAAAAACATTTTCAGGGATCCACCTGGCAGAGATGCCAGACACATTTCTCAAGAAATGTACTGGATAAAACGCCCAAAAATCAGCAGTCCGAATTGAAATCCTATCTGAAACGCATCTACAATGCAGTAAATATTGAAGATGCCCGCAACCTGCTGAAAGACACACTGAGACATTTTGAATCCAAAGCACCAAAAGCGATTGAAATACTCGAAGAAGGTTTTGATGATGTGATGGCTGTAATGAGTCTTCCTGAGAAATACCGGAAAAGACTGCGCACAACCAACAGTATCGAACGACTCAACGAGGAAATCAGGCGTCGTGATCGCGTGATCCGCATTTATCCCAACGAAAAATCGGTTATCCGTTTACTGGGTGCGCTGCTTATGGAACAGGATGAAAAATGGTCTTCCGGCAGAAAATATCTGGATATGCAGGATTACTATGAATTTTTAAAAGAACAGACGGCTGCTGTTTCATCAGCAGCCTAG
- a CDS encoding BCCT family transporter: protein MNSQGETKSWNPVLIFGLLITLAIVAWGVISPGSFEEIGNYLFAVLTGDFGWFYTASVGGFLVFSIWIGLSKYGNIKLGADDSKPEYSTTSWFAMLFSAGMGIGLIFWGVAEPLNHFMAPLGAEPGTSAAAEFAIEKSFLHWGLHPWACFAIMALALAFMQFRKNKKGQISSIFIPVVGQKLVDGWFGKLIDILAIFATVAGVATSLGLGTMQINSGLNYLFGIPESKGVQVAIILIVTCLFILSAVSGIGKGIKILSNTNMILAAAIVAIAFIVGPKVMILGYMTEGIGNYFQSIVGETFAIGAFGENASWYGGWTVFYWAWWIAWAPFVGSFIARISKGRTIREFVGGVLLVPALLTFVWFGIFGALGMNLGSDVAAEAIQTTSTACFVVFSHYPLGTLLSLITLVLVCTFFITSADSATFVLGVFSSDGNLNPSNRIKVIWGLLESALALVLLVGTENGLSMLQSISIVGAFPFAFVMLGAMVGLFKLVTTDSGYEPGVEIVSDFGSGGSKKEKTEELSDFEASMVMEEN, encoded by the coding sequence ATGAATTCACAAGGAGAAACAAAAAGTTGGAATCCCGTGCTGATCTTTGGGCTGCTTATCACATTGGCTATTGTTGCATGGGGTGTTATTTCACCGGGTAGTTTTGAAGAAATTGGAAATTATTTATTTGCTGTACTAACTGGTGATTTTGGATGGTTTTATACCGCTTCGGTCGGAGGCTTTTTAGTTTTCAGTATTTGGATAGGGTTATCTAAATACGGAAACATCAAACTTGGTGCTGATGACTCAAAACCAGAATATAGCACAACATCATGGTTTGCCATGCTGTTTTCAGCTGGTATGGGAATTGGTCTGATTTTCTGGGGGGTAGCAGAACCTCTGAATCATTTTATGGCCCCATTAGGTGCAGAACCTGGAACAAGTGCAGCTGCTGAGTTTGCCATCGAAAAATCATTCCTGCATTGGGGACTTCACCCATGGGCCTGTTTTGCTATCATGGCTTTAGCACTGGCATTTATGCAGTTTAGAAAAAACAAAAAAGGACAGATTTCAAGTATTTTCATTCCTGTAGTAGGCCAAAAATTGGTAGATGGCTGGTTTGGTAAACTGATTGATATTCTGGCAATTTTTGCTACTGTAGCCGGTGTAGCAACTTCGCTTGGTTTAGGAACTATGCAGATTAACAGTGGTCTAAATTATCTGTTTGGGATCCCAGAGTCTAAAGGTGTTCAGGTTGCAATTATTCTTATTGTTACATGTCTCTTTATTCTTTCGGCAGTATCTGGTATTGGTAAAGGAATTAAAATTCTTTCAAACACCAATATGATTCTGGCAGCAGCAATTGTTGCAATCGCATTTATCGTTGGACCAAAAGTAATGATCTTAGGTTATATGACAGAAGGAATTGGTAATTATTTCCAGTCAATAGTCGGTGAAACATTTGCTATTGGTGCTTTTGGAGAAAATGCATCATGGTATGGAGGCTGGACAGTTTTCTATTGGGCATGGTGGATTGCCTGGGCTCCATTTGTCGGTTCGTTTATTGCCCGAATTTCTAAAGGTAGAACCATTCGTGAATTCGTTGGTGGTGTTTTATTAGTACCAGCACTGCTTACTTTTGTCTGGTTTGGTATTTTTGGAGCATTAGGAATGAATTTAGGATCGGATGTTGCAGCCGAAGCGATTCAAACCACGTCTACAGCTTGTTTTGTAGTATTCAGTCATTATCCATTAGGAACACTGCTTTCGCTGATTACATTAGTATTAGTATGTACATTCTTTATTACTTCAGCCGATTCAGCAACTTTTGTACTCGGCGTATTCAGTTCTGATGGAAACCTGAATCCCAGCAATCGAATTAAAGTTATCTGGGGTCTTCTGGAATCAGCTCTGGCACTTGTACTGCTGGTAGGAACAGAAAATGGATTATCGATGTTACAAAGTATTTCAATTGTTGGAGCTTTCCCGTTTGCATTTGTAATGCTGGGTGCAATGGTTGGACTTTTCAAACTGGTTACAACTGACTCAGGCTATGAACCTGGTGTTGAAATTGTAAGTGACTTTGGAAGCGGTGGTTCTAAAAAAGAAAAAACTGAAGAACTTTCTGATTTTGAAGCATCAATGGTAATGGAAGAGAATTAA
- a CDS encoding trimethylamine methyltransferase family protein → MDRTNYNNELKCGSPLKFLTVDEMKEIHTSTLEILQEVGSIIQHEGAREMLKKAGCTVKGKKVFFPHGLVEWAVKQAPSHIHVYDRDGDIAMDLGGRKAYFGTGSDCPTLLDVYTGEHRNFTTEDMIHGAKIIDALPQMDFLMCCGLMYDYPVTSYEHEYSIMVRNSTKPQVVTAADRESISNITDMAVAIRGSLEELARKPLFLMYNEPNSPLIHTFEAVDKLIYCSENQIPTNYSPCMMPGATGPITNAGALIQGNAECLAGLVIHQLAHPGSPIVFGGGMYNMDLKCMQPTYCSPEAMVNNITLAQIARDLYELPTWGFTGCSGSKVFDAQATMEASEFIFSIGYAGVNLNHDVGYLNYGLTFSFELLVSANETISQMRRIFDGVVMDKEHMAMDVIKAVGPKGHYLSEPHTLKYNKEMWKPDLTDRADFVGWQNAGSTTYEERVKARTKDIIENYVPKPLTKEQDDAIQAILDAADKKAAEQSKK, encoded by the coding sequence ATGGATCGTACTAATTATAATAATGAATTGAAATGTGGTTCACCACTTAAATTTTTAACAGTAGATGAAATGAAAGAAATCCATACATCTACACTTGAAATTCTTCAAGAAGTAGGAAGCATCATCCAGCATGAAGGTGCTCGAGAAATGCTTAAAAAAGCAGGATGTACTGTTAAAGGAAAAAAAGTATTTTTCCCTCATGGTTTAGTTGAATGGGCTGTTAAACAGGCTCCATCTCATATTCATGTTTATGACCGAGATGGTGATATTGCAATGGATCTGGGCGGACGTAAAGCTTACTTTGGAACAGGTTCTGACTGTCCTACATTATTAGATGTATACACAGGCGAACACCGAAACTTTACAACTGAAGATATGATTCACGGTGCTAAAATCATTGATGCTCTGCCACAAATGGACTTCCTGATGTGCTGTGGTTTGATGTATGATTACCCTGTAACTTCATATGAGCATGAATATTCAATCATGGTTAGAAACTCTACTAAACCTCAGGTAGTTACAGCAGCAGATCGTGAGTCAATCAGTAACATTACTGATATGGCCGTTGCTATTCGAGGAAGCTTAGAAGAACTGGCTAGAAAACCGTTATTCCTGATGTACAACGAACCAAACTCTCCGCTGATCCATACTTTTGAAGCAGTTGATAAACTGATTTACTGTTCAGAAAATCAGATTCCTACTAACTATTCTCCTTGTATGATGCCAGGTGCTACAGGTCCAATTACCAACGCTGGTGCTCTTATTCAGGGTAATGCTGAGTGTCTTGCTGGGTTAGTTATCCATCAGTTAGCTCACCCAGGTTCACCAATTGTATTTGGTGGCGGAATGTACAACATGGACTTAAAATGTATGCAGCCTACTTACTGTTCACCAGAAGCTATGGTTAACAATATTACATTAGCTCAGATTGCTCGTGACTTATATGAACTGCCAACGTGGGGATTCACTGGCTGTTCTGGATCTAAAGTATTTGATGCTCAGGCTACTATGGAAGCATCTGAATTTATCTTCTCAATCGGTTATGCAGGCGTTAACCTGAACCATGATGTTGGATACTTAAACTATGGTTTAACCTTCTCCTTTGAACTATTAGTATCAGCTAATGAAACAATCAGCCAGATGCGACGAATCTTTGATGGTGTTGTTATGGACAAAGAACATATGGCTATGGATGTTATTAAAGCTGTAGGTCCTAAAGGACACTATTTAAGTGAACCACACACCTTAAAATACAACAAAGAAATGTGGAAACCAGACCTGACTGATCGAGCTGATTTCGTGGGTTGGCAGAATGCTGGTTCTACTACTTATGAAGAACGAGTAAAAGCAAGAACAAAAGATATCATTGAAAACTATGTACCAAAACCATTAACTAAAGAACAGGACGATGCAATCCAGGCTATTCTTGATGCAGCTGATAAAAAAGCAGCAGAACAATCTAAAAAATAA
- a CDS encoding hydantoinase/oxoprolinase family protein, which produces MKIGIGIDTGGTCTDAVVYHVENQEIIAYGKTLTTKEDLSIGIGKALDKLPRDYVDQAEVIALSTTLATNACVENKGGRAKLALFGIDPNTVSKVGSQYGLNMDDSLCFLNSKTKPTGKIVEAPDWEHFDDNLLDRFGSCDAVGIVEMYAKKTGANFEKTAQKMIGDKLNIPSVCGYELFSENNIVKRGASALLNARLIPVIEDFLKSVEKALEKREIKAPFVIVRSDGSLMTEKFTATRPVETLLCGPVASVMGAIELANEENAMVVDMGGTTTDIAFVKEGNPKRVESGVRIGKWDTFVKGLFVDTFALGGDSGVIVVEDKLQLENEKVMPLCIAAHKYPEMIKSLKKEEESGVIHQNEQKYIFLGVKNISDNPAYSAKEIEIANALYQNPLSLENLGKKLETLVLRSSIERMVREGILIRVGVTPTDVMHIKGDFSHYDTEASEYGLKIMARSLGTDMNTLGDMIYDEVKRKLYFNLVRIMIEDAFPEIREEGLGSQLERMINDNYERAKNGESSNQFFGCQLSTPAVLIGVGAPTHIFLKDVAEMLGTKSYASEYSKVANALGAIIGKVSATITIEIQYNQENDNYIVYGGGERKAINDIEDAKAYARELGAEKARIEAVSRGADEEALKIDLKDEEIIVETEFGPLFMGYKLLAVASGSLKLSQ; this is translated from the coding sequence ATGAAAATTGGAATAGGAATTGATACTGGAGGAACTTGTACGGATGCCGTCGTTTACCATGTAGAAAACCAGGAAATTATAGCATATGGAAAAACGTTAACGACAAAAGAAGATTTATCCATTGGGATTGGAAAAGCCCTTGACAAATTGCCGAGAGATTATGTCGATCAGGCAGAAGTAATTGCCCTTTCAACCACCCTGGCTACGAATGCCTGTGTTGAAAATAAAGGTGGTCGGGCAAAACTTGCATTATTTGGAATTGATCCTAATACCGTATCAAAAGTTGGTAGTCAGTATGGTCTTAATATGGATGACAGTCTCTGTTTTTTAAACAGTAAAACTAAACCAACCGGAAAAATTGTTGAAGCACCAGATTGGGAACATTTCGATGATAATTTACTGGATAGATTTGGATCCTGCGATGCGGTTGGAATTGTAGAAATGTATGCAAAGAAAACCGGCGCTAATTTCGAAAAAACCGCACAAAAAATGATAGGCGATAAGTTAAATATTCCTTCAGTTTGTGGATATGAACTTTTCTCTGAGAATAATATTGTAAAAAGAGGTGCCAGTGCCTTACTAAATGCTCGATTGATTCCGGTTATAGAAGATTTTCTGAAATCAGTGGAAAAAGCACTTGAAAAAAGAGAAATTAAAGCACCTTTTGTCATTGTTCGTAGTGATGGAAGTTTGATGACTGAAAAATTCACAGCTACCAGACCGGTTGAAACACTGTTATGTGGGCCTGTTGCCAGTGTTATGGGAGCCATCGAGCTGGCAAATGAAGAAAATGCTATGGTTGTCGATATGGGAGGAACCACCACTGATATTGCCTTTGTAAAAGAAGGAAATCCTAAAAGGGTGGAATCTGGAGTGCGAATTGGCAAATGGGATACTTTTGTAAAAGGGCTGTTTGTTGATACATTTGCCCTGGGTGGAGACAGCGGTGTCATCGTTGTAGAAGATAAACTCCAGTTAGAGAATGAAAAAGTTATGCCATTGTGTATTGCAGCACATAAATATCCAGAAATGATTAAGTCCCTAAAAAAAGAAGAAGAAAGCGGCGTTATTCACCAAAATGAACAAAAGTATATTTTTTTAGGAGTAAAGAACATTTCTGATAACCCTGCCTATTCTGCAAAAGAAATTGAAATTGCAAATGCTCTATATCAAAATCCATTAAGTCTTGAAAATCTTGGCAAAAAACTTGAAACTCTGGTTCTAAGATCTAGTATTGAACGTATGGTCAGAGAAGGTATTTTGATTCGAGTTGGAGTAACCCCAACAGATGTCATGCATATAAAAGGCGATTTCAGCCATTATGATACAGAGGCTTCAGAATACGGACTTAAAATTATGGCTCGATCATTAGGAACAGACATGAATACTCTGGGAGATATGATCTATGATGAAGTGAAGCGGAAACTTTACTTTAATCTTGTTCGGATTATGATTGAGGATGCTTTCCCCGAAATTAGAGAAGAAGGGTTAGGATCTCAATTGGAGAGGATGATTAATGATAATTACGAACGAGCTAAAAACGGAGAGTCAAGTAATCAATTCTTTGGTTGCCAGTTATCAACTCCAGCAGTATTAATCGGAGTTGGGGCACCTACACACATTTTCTTAAAAGATGTGGCAGAGATGCTGGGAACTAAATCTTATGCATCTGAATATTCCAAAGTTGCAAATGCACTTGGAGCTATTATTGGTAAGGTTTCGGCAACGATTACTATTGAAATTCAATATAATCAGGAAAATGACAATTACATTGTATATGGTGGTGGTGAGCGTAAAGCAATCAATGATATAGAGGATGCTAAAGCGTATGCTCGGGAACTTGGAGCTGAAAAAGCTCGAATAGAAGCCGTAAGTCGAGGTGCAGATGAAGAAGCGCTAAAAATTGATTTAAAAGATGAAGAGATTATTGTAGAGACGGAGTTTGGGCCGCTCTTTATGGGGTATAAGCTGTTGGCTGTTGCCAGCGGCAGTTTAAAATTATCACAATAA
- a CDS encoding corrinoid protein, translating to MSKIKELAVIVEEGRIDDVLAAVDAAVEEGNAPMDILNAGLIDPINALGEKFRLGEVYVPELLIASKAMKMGVEKIKPLLASGDVKVLGKAIFCTVEGDMHDIGKNLVVLLLESAGFEVIDLGMDIEPDEIVEAVQENDDVTIVGMSAMLTTTMYAMQETIEALEEAGLRDRVKVLIGGAPVNQIFADQIGADGYTTNAPSAVEMCKKLVQA from the coding sequence ATGTCGAAAATTAAGGAATTAGCAGTTATTGTAGAAGAAGGAAGAATTGATGATGTGCTGGCAGCAGTAGATGCAGCAGTCGAAGAAGGCAACGCACCAATGGATATCTTAAACGCTGGATTGATTGATCCTATCAATGCATTAGGTGAAAAATTCAGACTGGGTGAAGTATATGTTCCAGAATTGTTAATTGCTTCAAAAGCAATGAAAATGGGTGTTGAGAAAATCAAACCATTATTGGCATCGGGCGATGTTAAAGTATTAGGAAAAGCAATCTTTTGTACAGTTGAAGGAGATATGCACGATATCGGAAAGAATCTTGTTGTACTGCTGTTAGAAAGTGCTGGATTTGAAGTAATTGACTTGGGTATGGATATCGAACCTGATGAAATTGTTGAAGCAGTTCAGGAAAATGATGATGTAACAATCGTAGGAATGTCAGCAATGCTTACAACAACAATGTATGCAATGCAGGAAACAATTGAAGCCTTAGAAGAAGCTGGTCTTCGAGATCGTGTTAAAGTATTAATCGGTGGTGCTCCAGTTAATCAGATCTTTGCTGATCAGATTGGTGCTGACGGTTATACTACAAATGCACCATCTGCAGTTGAAATGTGTAAAAAACTTGTACAAGCTTAA